One Desulfovibrio sp. Fe33 DNA segment encodes these proteins:
- a CDS encoding tetratricopeptide repeat protein → MGWNIFNRKKTPSFTSDATRAAGNGESLPVQDTRAAIEELSKVVQNDPEAVEIYLALGSLYRSQGEIERAIQIRNSLIVRPGLDREFKARAWFELGRDFRRAGFLDRAEKAFHQARSLGQDPISIHREMARLTAERGDYEKAAESYGQLDLPLPQAHFLVRLAKDRFAEGNASQGHRALRHAIRAYPGAVEAWLEQMVQAYKSGNAAKVGDILAQALAYVAPELRFVLFEGLLQALDQAERARVNSFGEETEWSGTCPDEKVVRVVVPIIETQEPDVLLLHYGALLLLRIEDTENARPWLEKALMLNADFWQARLELFDLSRTEQTLTPFFKEQLSFFIDRARQVRRFFCRHCGLKRDQIFFNCPRCHSWHSIAFRTEINE, encoded by the coding sequence ATGGGCTGGAATATATTCAACCGCAAGAAGACACCGAGCTTCACGAGTGATGCGACTCGGGCCGCTGGCAACGGGGAATCCCTGCCGGTGCAGGATACCCGTGCGGCCATCGAGGAACTCAGCAAGGTCGTCCAGAACGACCCGGAAGCGGTTGAAATCTACCTGGCTCTCGGCAGTCTCTACCGATCTCAGGGCGAGATTGAGCGCGCCATCCAGATTAGAAACAGTCTCATTGTCAGGCCGGGCCTGGACCGCGAGTTCAAGGCCCGCGCCTGGTTTGAACTGGGGCGCGATTTTCGTCGCGCCGGTTTTCTGGACCGGGCCGAAAAAGCCTTTCATCAGGCCCGCTCTCTCGGGCAGGACCCCATCTCCATACATAGGGAAATGGCCCGGCTGACGGCCGAGCGCGGTGACTACGAAAAAGCCGCCGAATCCTATGGCCAGCTTGATCTGCCCTTGCCGCAGGCGCATTTCCTGGTCCGTCTGGCCAAGGATCGTTTCGCCGAGGGAAATGCCTCCCAGGGCCATCGCGCCCTTCGCCATGCCATTCGCGCCTATCCGGGTGCTGTGGAGGCATGGCTGGAGCAGATGGTTCAGGCGTACAAGAGCGGCAATGCGGCCAAGGTCGGCGACATCCTCGCCCAGGCCCTGGCGTATGTGGCCCCGGAATTGCGTTTCGTCCTCTTCGAGGGCCTGTTGCAGGCTCTGGACCAGGCGGAAAGAGCCCGGGTCAACTCTTTCGGCGAAGAAACGGAATGGTCAGGGACGTGTCCTGACGAAAAGGTCGTCCGTGTGGTGGTCCCCATCATTGAGACCCAGGAGCCGGACGTCCTGCTGCTTCACTACGGGGCCCTATTGCTCCTTCGCATCGAGGACACGGAAAACGCCCGCCCCTGGCTTGAAAAGGCGCTCATGCTCAACGCCGATTTCTGGCAGGCGCGGCTTGAGCTGTTCGACCTGTCCCGGACCGAGCAAACCCTGACGCCTTTTTTCAAGGAACAGCTCTCCTTTTTCATCGACCGGGCCAGGCAGGTCCGGCGGTTCTTCTGCCGCCATTGCGGCCTGAAGCGCGATCAGATTTTCTTCAACTGCCCGCGTTGCCATAGCTGGCACTCCATTGCCTTCAGAACCGAGATCAACGAATAA
- a CDS encoding LapA family protein, giving the protein MRFIKVLFLLVLFVFSILFFSQNNDVLLQNLVLVLDIPYVATLHSIPLPFGFLILTAFVAGALLTMIYFAVDKFRGASKLKECRTRMASLEQELNSLRNMPISADTSFSSVENKEEENA; this is encoded by the coding sequence ATGCGTTTTATCAAGGTCCTGTTTCTGTTGGTGCTTTTCGTTTTTTCCATCTTGTTCTTCAGCCAGAACAATGATGTCCTGCTTCAGAACCTGGTACTGGTTCTCGATATTCCCTACGTAGCCACCCTGCATTCCATTCCCCTGCCCTTCGGATTTCTGATCCTGACCGCTTTCGTGGCCGGCGCCCTGCTGACCATGATCTATTTCGCGGTGGACAAATTCCGCGGCGCCTCCAAGCTCAAGGAATGCCGCACCCGCATGGCCAGCCTGGAGCAGGAGCTCAACTCCCTGCGCAACATGCCCATCAGCGCTGACACTTCCTTCTCCTCCGTCGAGAACAAGGAAGAGGAAAACGCCTAG
- a CDS encoding HIT family protein, which translates to MDVLWAPWRLEYILGPKPEECVFCIPEGTSEDEERCILARGEHCFVIMNKFPYNNGHLMVTPYRHVSHLTDLTLEESQDCMLWIRRCIEVLEKAFHPQGINMGLNLGEAAGAGIAQHMHFQIVPRWNGDASFMAVFGETTVIPEHLSSTYSRLKPLFDAITA; encoded by the coding sequence ATGGATGTTCTGTGGGCGCCTTGGCGTCTTGAATATATACTCGGTCCCAAACCCGAGGAGTGCGTCTTCTGCATTCCCGAGGGCACGAGTGAGGACGAGGAGCGGTGCATCCTCGCCCGAGGCGAACATTGTTTCGTAATCATGAACAAGTTCCCGTACAACAACGGGCACCTCATGGTCACCCCCTACCGTCATGTGAGCCACTTGACGGATCTGACTTTGGAAGAGTCCCAAGACTGTATGCTCTGGATCAGGCGCTGCATCGAAGTGCTGGAAAAGGCATTCCACCCCCAAGGGATCAATATGGGGCTCAATCTGGGTGAGGCGGCAGGGGCCGGTATCGCCCAGCACATGCATTTTCAGATTGTCCCCCGGTGGAATGGGGACGCGTCGTTTATGGCCGTCTTCGGCGAGACCACGGTCATCCCCGAACACCTGTCTTCAACCTACAGCCGTCTCAAGCCGCTGTTTGATGCGATAACAGCTTAA
- a CDS encoding CBS domain-containing protein, whose amino-acid sequence MKNTPDKIKAPTVITAHANADFDALGAMVAASKLYPGAVLIFPGSQESNLRNFFIESTTYLFNFKAFKDIDPDSVKLLVVVDTRQRSRISHVRPVLDNEGLRIHLYDHHPDSEEDLPAEKVVVRDWGSTTTIIVHEIRERGLSLNEEEATLLGVGIYEDTGSFGFNTTTPQDFEAAGWLKSQGMNLEVIADLLSHDLSAMQVTYLGELFKNAKTYDIHGVDVVITEMSTDKFVPDFALLVHKLMDMEKIKVVFALGRMADRIHLVARSKSPDVNVGRICSSLGGGGHDSAASATIKDRTLAEVRDDLFALFYSQINPQIVVESLMSRPPVVIEGDKTIADAVELMTRYGLKDVPVVAGGTMRCIGIIGHKIADKALSHHLGEVGLSEYMTRNFETVESKTDLYRVMEIILNNRQRMLPVVEDENLVGVITRTDLMNMLIEEPARIPDSLMPDRRRERNIAAQVRNRLPQRMLDLLKEAGDLGAELGWEVYAVGGFVRDILLGRPNLDLDLVVEGEGIVFAKRFADRLGGRVKAHSKFKTALVILEDGQRVDVATARLEYYEYPAALPTVELSSIKMDLYRRDFTINALALRINPGRFGQLVDFFGADRDIRNRAIRVLHSLSFVEDPTRILRAIRFERRFDFQIGGQTMRLIKNALSLKLFSKLSGTRVMHELQLIMNEDDPLSCLLRMQELGIMEAIHPLLSLDRDRIQILTELAKVHNWYKLLYLEPSVIPWKLYILGMTMGIKREDLGQVTKRLHFTQKEERDFFQLRDMIGEALMKLMGWKEGRSKLSRLYQILHPVPVEGVLFLMARSRKEYIRRNISQYLARLQYIEIDVNGKDLKNIGIEPGPIYTAILDKLMIAKIDGRAETRHEQLNLAKRLNRELSASYAEKGED is encoded by the coding sequence ATGAAAAACACGCCAGATAAGATAAAGGCCCCGACCGTGATCACGGCCCACGCCAATGCGGACTTCGACGCTCTGGGGGCCATGGTCGCGGCCAGCAAGCTCTACCCCGGCGCAGTGCTTATTTTCCCGGGCAGCCAGGAATCCAACCTGCGAAACTTCTTTATCGAGAGCACCACATATCTTTTCAATTTCAAGGCGTTTAAGGATATTGATCCCGACTCCGTGAAGCTGCTGGTGGTCGTGGATACCCGGCAGCGATCGCGGATTTCCCACGTGCGGCCCGTTCTGGACAACGAGGGCTTACGCATACATCTCTACGACCATCACCCGGACAGCGAGGAGGATTTGCCCGCAGAGAAGGTCGTGGTCCGGGATTGGGGCTCCACCACTACTATAATAGTGCATGAGATACGGGAGCGTGGCCTCTCCCTCAACGAAGAGGAAGCCACCCTGCTTGGTGTCGGCATATACGAGGACACCGGCTCTTTCGGTTTCAACACCACTACTCCACAGGATTTCGAAGCTGCGGGCTGGCTCAAGTCCCAGGGCATGAATCTCGAGGTTATCGCCGATCTGCTGTCCCATGACCTGTCGGCCATGCAGGTTACGTATCTTGGTGAATTGTTCAAGAATGCAAAGACCTATGACATCCATGGCGTGGATGTGGTCATCACCGAGATGTCCACGGACAAATTCGTTCCGGATTTCGCCCTGCTGGTGCATAAGCTTATGGACATGGAGAAGATCAAGGTTGTCTTTGCGCTGGGGCGCATGGCCGACCGCATCCATTTGGTGGCCCGGTCCAAAAGCCCGGACGTCAATGTCGGCCGCATCTGCTCGTCCCTTGGAGGCGGCGGGCATGATTCGGCGGCCTCGGCCACTATCAAGGACCGCACCCTTGCCGAGGTGCGCGACGACCTGTTCGCCCTCTTTTATTCCCAGATCAATCCGCAGATCGTGGTGGAATCCCTCATGTCCCGCCCTCCCGTGGTCATCGAGGGCGACAAGACCATTGCGGACGCGGTCGAACTGATGACCCGTTACGGGCTCAAGGATGTGCCGGTTGTGGCGGGCGGGACCATGCGGTGCATCGGCATCATCGGCCACAAGATCGCGGACAAGGCCCTTTCCCACCATCTCGGCGAGGTGGGGCTGAGCGAGTACATGACCAGGAATTTCGAGACGGTGGAGTCAAAGACCGATCTCTATCGGGTCATGGAAATAATACTGAACAACCGCCAGCGGATGCTTCCCGTGGTGGAAGACGAAAACCTGGTGGGGGTCATCACCCGTACGGACCTCATGAACATGCTGATCGAGGAGCCTGCGCGCATCCCCGATTCACTTATGCCTGACCGCCGCAGGGAGCGGAATATCGCCGCGCAGGTCAGGAATCGGCTGCCTCAGCGTATGCTCGATCTGCTCAAGGAAGCGGGCGACCTGGGAGCCGAGTTGGGTTGGGAGGTCTATGCGGTCGGCGGTTTTGTGCGTGACATCCTGCTGGGACGGCCCAATCTCGATCTCGACCTGGTGGTCGAGGGGGAAGGCATTGTTTTCGCCAAACGGTTTGCGGACAGGCTCGGCGGCCGGGTCAAGGCGCATTCCAAGTTCAAGACCGCCCTTGTCATTCTTGAGGACGGCCAACGGGTGGACGTGGCCACGGCCCGGCTGGAATACTACGAATACCCCGCAGCCCTGCCCACGGTGGAGCTTTCGTCCATCAAGATGGACCTGTATCGGCGTGATTTTACGATCAACGCCCTCGCCCTGCGCATCAACCCCGGCCGTTTCGGTCAACTCGTGGACTTTTTCGGGGCGGACCGGGACATCCGCAACCGGGCCATCCGCGTGCTCCATTCCCTGAGCTTCGTGGAAGACCCTACACGCATTCTCAGGGCCATACGGTTCGAGCGGCGATTCGATTTCCAGATCGGCGGTCAGACCATGCGGCTTATCAAGAACGCGCTCAGTCTCAAGCTTTTCAGCAAGCTTTCCGGGACCCGCGTCATGCACGAGTTGCAGCTCATCATGAATGAGGACGACCCTCTTTCCTGCCTGCTGCGTATGCAGGAACTGGGCATCATGGAAGCCATCCACCCTCTTTTGAGCCTCGACCGTGATCGAATCCAGATTCTGACAGAACTGGCCAAGGTCCATAACTGGTACAAGCTACTTTACCTGGAGCCGTCTGTTATCCCTTGGAAACTCTACATTCTGGGCATGACCATGGGCATCAAGCGGGAGGATCTCGGCCAGGTGACGAAGCGGCTGCATTTCACCCAAAAAGAGGAACGGGATTTCTTCCAACTGCGGGATATGATCGGCGAAGCGCTGATGAAGCTCATGGGCTGGAAAGAGGGACGCTCCAAATTGAGCCGTCTTTATCAGATTCTTCACCCCGTCCCTGTCGAGGGGGTTCTCTTCCTCATGGCGCGCAGCCGAAAGGAATATATCAGAAGGAATATTTCTCAATATCTCGCTAGATTGCAATATATTGAAATAGATGTTAACGGCAAGGACCTCAAGAACATCGGTATTGAGCCCGGCCCCATTTACACGGCCATTCTGGACAAGCTGATGATCGCCAAGATCGACGGACGCGCTGAAACCCGTCACGAACAATTGAATCTGGCCAAGAGGTTGAACAGGGAGCTCTCGGCGAGTTACGCTGAAAAGGGTGAGGACTAG
- the xerD gene encoding site-specific tyrosine recombinase XerD yields the protein MTHPEKEKNINEYNHPWVDRYLEYLLIEKGLSENSLTGYANDLSSLLAFLEERSFALKDLTDRTLFLYLTHLRARGLKSRSLARHLSSLRGFFAFAVGEKWYKEDPGQLLENPKLPRKLPEFLTREEVGRVLALPDTSTPLGMRDKVMLELLYAAGLRVSELIGMKVLDYDPQVGMLKVFGKGAKDRLIPIHYTAQDYLNHYLEFTRPGFKPCADFMFLNRSGKGLTRQGVWKLIKKYAEAAGIKRPISPHTFRHSFATHLLEGGADLRTVQILLGHADISATEIYTHVESSRLKALHRKFHPRSTM from the coding sequence ATGACACACCCGGAAAAAGAAAAAAACATCAACGAGTACAATCATCCCTGGGTGGACCGTTATCTTGAGTACCTGCTGATCGAAAAGGGGTTGTCCGAGAACAGTCTGACGGGTTACGCCAACGACCTTAGTTCCCTCCTCGCCTTTCTGGAAGAACGCTCCTTCGCCCTGAAGGATCTGACCGACAGGACTCTTTTCCTTTATCTGACGCATCTTCGTGCCAGAGGTCTGAAAAGCCGCTCCCTGGCGCGTCACCTCTCCTCCCTACGCGGCTTTTTCGCTTTTGCCGTGGGAGAGAAATGGTACAAGGAAGACCCCGGCCAGCTCCTCGAAAACCCAAAACTGCCGCGCAAGTTGCCTGAATTCCTGACCCGTGAGGAGGTGGGGCGGGTGCTTGCCCTGCCTGACACCTCCACTCCGCTCGGTATGCGCGACAAGGTGATGTTGGAGCTTCTCTATGCGGCGGGCCTGCGGGTTTCCGAACTGATCGGGATGAAGGTTTTGGACTACGACCCACAGGTGGGGATGCTTAAGGTTTTCGGCAAGGGCGCAAAGGACCGCCTCATCCCCATCCACTACACGGCCCAGGACTATCTCAACCATTATCTGGAGTTTACCCGGCCCGGGTTCAAGCCTTGCGCGGACTTCATGTTCCTCAATCGTTCGGGCAAGGGACTGACCCGCCAGGGAGTTTGGAAACTCATCAAGAAATACGCCGAGGCGGCGGGCATAAAGCGCCCGATTTCCCCTCACACCTTCCGTCACTCCTTTGCCACGCATCTGCTGGAGGGCGGCGCGGACCTGCGAACCGTGCAGATTCTTCTTGGCCATGCGGACATCAGCGCCACCGAGATTTATACCCATGTGGAGTCCAGCAGGTTGAAGGCCCTGCACCGCAAATTCCATCCAAGATCAACCATGTGA
- a CDS encoding LL-diaminopimelate aminotransferase, with protein sequence MSEFKLADRLSTLPPYLFAAIDKAKAEVAKKGMDIISLGIGDPDLPTPDFIIEALYESAKKAPNHRYPDYIGMLAFRQAVSDWYKQRFNVDLDPKTEIVSLIGSKEGIAHFPLAYVNPGDTVLVATPNYPVYGIATEFAGGRVEYLPLLEENDFLVDLDAISDDTWAKAKMIFVCYPNNPTAATATKPFYEKLIEKAKEFNVIVVSDAAYTEIYYDPENKPLSIMECKDAKDVCIEFHSLSKTYNMTGWRIGMAVGNASLVAGLGKIKENVDSGIFQAVQEAGIAALREGEPFAESFRAIYKERRDVVSAALTKIGIKHRVPDASFYLWCNVPEGHKSAEFVTNVLMKTGVVLTPGNGFGTPGEGYFRISLTVNNDKLEEAVSRISKL encoded by the coding sequence ATGTCTGAATTCAAACTGGCCGACCGTTTGTCGACCCTGCCTCCGTACCTTTTCGCCGCCATCGACAAGGCCAAGGCGGAAGTAGCCAAAAAGGGCATGGACATCATCAGCCTGGGTATCGGCGACCCCGACCTGCCCACCCCTGACTTCATCATCGAAGCCCTGTACGAGAGCGCCAAGAAGGCTCCGAACCATAGGTACCCCGACTACATAGGCATGTTGGCTTTCCGCCAGGCCGTGTCCGACTGGTACAAACAGCGCTTCAACGTCGACCTCGATCCCAAGACCGAGATTGTCAGCCTGATCGGCTCCAAGGAGGGCATCGCCCACTTCCCGCTGGCCTACGTCAATCCCGGCGACACGGTCCTGGTGGCCACTCCCAACTATCCGGTATACGGCATCGCCACTGAATTCGCGGGCGGCAGGGTGGAATACCTGCCTCTGCTCGAGGAAAACGACTTCCTCGTCGACCTGGACGCGATTTCCGACGACACCTGGGCCAAGGCCAAGATGATCTTCGTCTGTTATCCGAACAACCCGACCGCGGCCACGGCGACCAAGCCGTTCTATGAGAAGCTCATCGAGAAGGCCAAGGAATTCAACGTAATTGTTGTTTCCGACGCAGCCTACACCGAAATTTACTACGATCCCGAGAACAAGCCCCTGTCCATCATGGAATGCAAGGACGCCAAAGACGTCTGCATCGAATTCCATTCCCTGTCCAAGACCTACAACATGACCGGCTGGCGTATCGGCATGGCCGTCGGCAACGCGAGTCTCGTCGCGGGCCTGGGCAAGATTAAGGAAAACGTGGACTCCGGCATTTTCCAGGCCGTGCAGGAAGCCGGCATCGCCGCCCTGAGAGAAGGCGAGCCTTTTGCCGAAAGCTTCCGGGCCATCTACAAGGAGCGCAGGGACGTCGTCAGCGCCGCCCTGACCAAAATCGGCATCAAGCACCGCGTCCCGGACGCGTCCTTCTACCTTTGGTGCAACGTTCCGGAAGGGCACAAGTCAGCTGAATTCGTTACGAACGTCCTCATGAAGACCGGCGTTGTCCTGACTCCCGGAAACGGCTTCGGCACGCCTGGAGAAGGGTACTTCCGCATCTCCCTGACCGTGAACAACGACAAGCTCGAGGAGGCAGTATCCAGAATTTCGAAACTGTGA
- the folK gene encoding 2-amino-4-hydroxy-6-hydroxymethyldihydropteridine diphosphokinase translates to MSLGSNVGDTEENLHEALVLLEDYGDDIRLRKVSECYVTEPQGQVKDQPWFTNQVVELEIDAEIWSPPGFLSTCTAIEAKMGRTRAVPGGPRPLDMDIIAWGDTVMDMDFLTLPHPRAKERAFVLVPLKEIAPNYVFPDGTTIDEALDAIEYRLEDRKIWQDS, encoded by the coding sequence GTGAGCCTAGGCTCGAACGTGGGAGACACTGAAGAAAACCTCCACGAGGCTTTGGTCCTGCTTGAGGACTACGGCGACGACATCCGCTTGCGGAAGGTCTCTGAATGCTACGTGACCGAGCCTCAGGGGCAGGTCAAGGATCAGCCGTGGTTCACCAACCAGGTGGTGGAGCTCGAAATCGACGCCGAGATCTGGTCGCCGCCGGGCTTTCTGTCCACCTGTACGGCCATTGAGGCCAAAATGGGCCGCACCCGGGCTGTCCCGGGAGGTCCCAGGCCCTTGGATATGGACATCATCGCGTGGGGCGACACCGTTATGGATATGGATTTCCTGACCCTGCCGCATCCTCGCGCCAAGGAAAGGGCGTTTGTTCTGGTGCCGCTCAAAGAAATCGCGCCGAATTACGTCTTTCCGGACGGCACGACCATAGACGAGGCCCTGGACGCCATCGAATATCGGCTGGAAGATCGAAAGATCTGGCAGGACTCCTGA
- a CDS encoding transcriptional regulator, whose amino-acid sequence MLKFLVIAAALFLVYKLFMGDKQKREMRKDKSIKQKVASGEMVKDPSCGTYVDKDGDIRVREGDKVHVFCSYECRDKYLKRIGASVPKEEE is encoded by the coding sequence ATGCTTAAATTTCTTGTCATCGCGGCTGCATTGTTTCTGGTCTACAAGCTCTTCATGGGCGACAAGCAAAAACGGGAAATGCGAAAGGACAAGTCCATCAAGCAGAAGGTTGCCTCCGGCGAAATGGTCAAGGACCCGTCCTGCGGGACCTATGTTGACAAGGATGGAGACATCCGCGTCCGTGAAGGGGACAAGGTCCACGTCTTCTGTTCCTACGAATGCCGTGACAAGTACCTGAAACGCATCGGCGCATCGGTTCCGAAAGAAGAAGAATAG